Proteins from one Paenibacillus amylolyticus genomic window:
- a CDS encoding O-antigen ligase family protein, which produces MQKTGILAALNMKSFNIILFSLVVIFAAIYLPLISVVALISVILLGVYIKQPSWIFMILIVSFSLSIDKIFSIHLAGLDSLSFYKLAILGFVVSLFLRFGIRKEMIYPALAIVFLFVESYFLSDLPNKVSPLDPFKAFLGVIVPFLLLMPHFSREISQRIIRVLAWLPLFSLAGGYILQLCGILSITNLEMSGVTRLQGANIAAHLAMLCFISICVCLIQIKQGHQVVLYYMLTLTHLVILVQTGTRGPLIALIPIILVYLFDQLKAFIKGRVSAIIPLILFVVAVAYMVIAQWDNYEMRSESKGLSGRDVAWNYFIGKANEYPIFGRGLGSTLVANDGSIFSGFVVPHNEYIRFYYDGGLVGAILLFLSLLLVFRSVYFRLGGMIRLYFAGMIIGFLTYSFFDNTLSTVHLIAPFCIFLNALYATGKGVHSKSGAEAEVDIQVQRAKDASFSKEIRT; this is translated from the coding sequence ATGCAAAAGACCGGTATACTTGCTGCATTGAATATGAAGTCGTTTAATATCATTCTTTTTTCGCTGGTAGTTATCTTCGCAGCAATCTATCTTCCGCTAATCTCGGTTGTTGCACTCATATCTGTGATTCTGCTGGGCGTTTATATTAAACAGCCCAGCTGGATCTTTATGATTCTCATCGTAAGTTTTTCATTGTCTATTGATAAAATATTTAGCATTCATCTGGCAGGACTGGATTCGCTGTCATTCTACAAGCTGGCAATCCTGGGCTTCGTCGTATCTCTTTTTTTACGCTTTGGTATTCGCAAAGAGATGATCTATCCTGCACTCGCAATTGTTTTTTTATTTGTGGAGAGTTATTTTCTATCTGATCTGCCCAATAAGGTTAGTCCGCTAGATCCATTTAAGGCCTTTCTGGGAGTTATTGTTCCTTTTTTGTTGCTGATGCCGCATTTTTCAAGAGAGATCAGTCAACGAATTATACGTGTACTCGCATGGCTGCCGCTGTTCAGTCTGGCTGGTGGTTATATTCTGCAACTCTGCGGGATATTGTCCATTACTAACCTGGAGATGTCCGGAGTAACCCGGTTACAGGGAGCTAACATCGCCGCGCATCTGGCCATGCTGTGTTTTATCTCGATCTGCGTCTGTCTGATTCAGATCAAGCAAGGCCATCAGGTGGTTCTGTATTACATGCTTACCTTGACACATCTGGTCATACTGGTCCAGACAGGAACTAGGGGACCGTTGATTGCGCTTATCCCAATTATTCTGGTCTATCTGTTTGATCAACTGAAAGCCTTCATCAAAGGCAGAGTCAGTGCTATTATTCCTCTCATTCTGTTCGTTGTGGCTGTGGCCTATATGGTGATTGCGCAGTGGGACAATTATGAGATGAGGTCAGAGAGCAAAGGCTTGTCGGGCAGGGATGTAGCCTGGAATTATTTCATTGGCAAAGCGAATGAGTATCCGATATTTGGACGTGGGCTCGGCTCAACGCTCGTGGCTAATGATGGAAGTATCTTTTCTGGCTTCGTCGTTCCGCATAATGAATACATTCGTTTCTATTACGATGGCGGATTAGTTGGAGCCATCCTGTTGTTTCTATCGCTTCTTCTGGTCTTCCGGTCTGTGTACTTCCGATTGGGCGGTATGATCCGGTTGTATTTTGCCGGCATGATTATCGGTTTCCTGACCTATTCCTTTTTTGACAATACCCTGTCCACCGTTCATCTGATTGCTCCATTCTGTATCTTCCTGAACGCATTATATGCTACGGGAAAAGGAGTACACTC
- a CDS encoding CpsD/CapB family tyrosine-protein kinase — translation MSRLTNDNNSLVTYFNSKSQISEGYRKLRTNIQFSSIDSHIKKIMVASAEAGEGKTTTISNLAVTYAQEGKKVLLIDADLRNPSLHQVFSVPNHIGLSSVLSNQYSVEEVLRESYIDNLQLFTSGPIPPNPSEMIGSNRMKRLIEKLEDQYDVIMFDTPPVLAVTDALIVSSLCDGVLLVVNSGKVKKELVKKTKAALEHVNARILGAILNNIKNVEVPVGYGEK, via the coding sequence ATGTCGCGGCTAACCAATGATAATAACAGTCTGGTGACCTATTTTAACTCCAAATCTCAAATCTCGGAGGGATACCGTAAATTACGGACCAACATCCAGTTCTCCTCGATCGACAGTCATATCAAAAAGATCATGGTGGCTTCGGCCGAAGCCGGTGAAGGCAAGACCACAACCATCAGCAATCTGGCGGTAACCTATGCCCAGGAAGGCAAAAAAGTTCTGCTGATTGATGCGGATCTACGCAACCCATCCTTACATCAGGTGTTTTCCGTACCCAATCATATCGGTCTTAGCAGTGTGCTCTCTAATCAGTACAGTGTGGAAGAGGTACTCAGAGAGAGTTATATCGATAATCTCCAATTGTTCACTTCGGGCCCGATTCCGCCGAACCCTTCCGAGATGATTGGTTCCAACCGGATGAAAAGGCTGATTGAAAAGTTAGAGGATCAATATGATGTCATCATGTTTGATACGCCACCGGTACTCGCAGTAACAGATGCGCTCATTGTGAGTTCGCTGTGTGATGGTGTCCTGCTCGTCGTGAATTCAGGCAAGGTCAAGAAGGAATTGGTGAAGAAGACCAAGGCTGCTCTGGAGCACGTGAATGCACGAATCCTGGGCGCAATTCTGAACAATATCAAAAACGTTGAAGTTCCGGTGGGCTACGGAGAGAAGTAA
- a CDS encoding Wzz/FepE/Etk N-terminal domain-containing protein codes for MELKGYFRLLQKKLWLIVAIALIAGVGAGVKSIFFTQPIYEASSKLIVNQTSNVQGQAMMDFSMIQTNIKLINSYREIIKSSAIMDKVATTYPDLGLTSAQLMNSTSVSTASESQVMSITVQGTSYEKAAKTVNAISNVFQSQIPLIMKIDNVAILSEAKVDSNASPINMKTTLSIIVSLFAGLVLAIALVFLMDYLDDTFKSEAELEKELGLPVLTVISKMKKDDLKNTKNYVSQQKVGDGKYVAANQ; via the coding sequence GTGGAACTGAAAGGATATTTTCGACTTTTACAAAAGAAACTGTGGTTGATTGTTGCAATTGCTCTGATTGCCGGTGTGGGTGCAGGGGTCAAAAGCATTTTTTTCACCCAGCCCATCTATGAGGCAAGTTCCAAACTGATCGTGAACCAGACCTCTAACGTTCAAGGCCAGGCGATGATGGATTTCAGCATGATTCAAACCAATATCAAACTCATTAACTCCTACAGAGAAATTATTAAATCTTCCGCCATTATGGATAAAGTGGCTACCACGTATCCGGATCTGGGTTTAACTTCTGCTCAACTTATGAATAGCACCTCCGTCTCTACAGCCAGCGAATCCCAAGTGATGAGCATAACTGTACAGGGGACTTCCTACGAAAAAGCCGCAAAAACAGTCAATGCCATCTCCAACGTGTTCCAATCTCAAATCCCCCTAATTATGAAAATCGATAATGTGGCTATCCTCAGTGAAGCAAAAGTGGATAGTAACGCATCTCCAATCAATATGAAAACCACATTAAGCATCATTGTCAGCCTGTTCGCAGGTCTTGTGCTCGCGATTGCACTCGTATTCCTGATGGATTACCTGGATGACACATTCAAATCCGAAGCCGAACTTGAAAAAGAACTGGGCCTGCCTGTGCTTACGGTGATATCCAAAATGAAAAAAGATGACCTGAAAAATACGAAAAATTACGTATCTCAACAGAAAGTGGGGGATGGCAAATATGTCGCGGCTAACCAATGA
- a CDS encoding CpsB/CapC family capsule biosynthesis tyrosine phosphatase — protein sequence MVEMHCHILSGLDDGPVRMEQSVAMAEKAAASGITSIIATPHHLNGQYNNEPMVVNQAVNLLHAELRKRNIRLEIRPGQEIRVHDNLIGDLYAGKCCTLAGSRYMLLELPFGHIPSQFPRILHELRIAGITPIIAHPERNRNILKKPKLLADYLSQGGLCQLTAQSFTGLFGRKVRQWCFHFCKENGFHFISSDAHDTCKRTFAISEGERVIERRFGAEAVKRLAENASHILSNSCLVTERWKSRKWLLSIW from the coding sequence ATGGTTGAAATGCACTGCCACATATTATCCGGTCTGGATGATGGTCCTGTTCGAATGGAGCAGTCCGTTGCGATGGCTGAGAAGGCGGCAGCCTCTGGAATTACCTCCATTATTGCTACTCCGCATCACCTGAACGGGCAATACAACAATGAACCGATGGTGGTCAATCAGGCCGTGAACCTGCTTCATGCAGAACTTCGCAAACGTAACATTCGCTTGGAGATCCGTCCCGGACAGGAGATCAGGGTGCATGACAACCTGATTGGAGACCTATATGCAGGAAAGTGCTGCACACTCGCCGGAAGTCGCTACATGTTGCTGGAACTGCCCTTTGGTCATATTCCCTCACAGTTCCCCAGGATACTGCATGAATTACGAATAGCGGGAATTACCCCTATTATTGCTCATCCGGAACGTAATCGTAACATTCTGAAGAAGCCAAAGTTGTTGGCTGATTACCTGAGTCAAGGCGGACTATGTCAGCTCACGGCTCAATCTTTCACTGGGCTTTTCGGACGGAAAGTTCGGCAGTGGTGTTTTCATTTTTGCAAAGAAAACGGGTTTCATTTCATTTCATCAGATGCACATGATACGTGCAAAAGGACATTTGCCATAAGTGAAGGGGAACGGGTCATTGAGCGTCGTTTTGGAGCTGAAGCCGTGAAGAGGCTGGCAGAAAATGCGTCGCACATCCTATCGAATTCGTGTCTGGTCACTGAACGCTGGAAATCTCGCAAATGGCTGCTGTCCATCTGGTAG
- a CDS encoding helix-turn-helix domain-containing protein, translated as MSYGNRIAELREQRGLTQEELASSIHITRAALSHYEKNRRKPDFEVLTRLADIFDVSIDYLIGRTKQSDVEMDEDVREFVDTLELSDKEVLERFDLMIDGKSLTEEEARRFIAFVRMERSMD; from the coding sequence ATGAGCTACGGAAATCGCATTGCTGAATTACGGGAACAGCGGGGACTTACTCAAGAAGAACTTGCGAGCTCCATTCATATTACCAGAGCGGCTCTATCCCACTACGAGAAGAACCGACGTAAACCGGATTTCGAAGTGTTAACGAGACTTGCTGACATCTTTGATGTGTCTATTGATTATCTTATAGGACGTACGAAGCAAAGCGATGTCGAAATGGATGAAGACGTACGTGAATTCGTTGATACGTTGGAGTTATCGGACAAGGAAGTGTTGGAACGCTTTGATCTGATGATTGACGGGAAGTCCTTAACGGAAGAAGAGGCACGTCGTTTTATTGCGTTTGTCCGGATGGAGCGCAGCATGGACTAA
- a CDS encoding YhgE/Pip domain-containing protein, giving the protein MKSLSVFFKDVGSAVRNPKVLIPVIAILFIPILYSGIYLAAYWDPYGHVDEMPVAVVNLDKGAELEGRSLHVGNDLVDELKKNADFKWDFVSASQAKEGMSNDKYYMQITIPENFSSQATTLLDDKPAPAELIYEPNGNYSFVGAQIGKTAIKDLKAKVSAKVTESYAETLLDKFSEVSDGLAEAGDGAGDLNTGAGKLDDGAVKLKDNLAKLASGTIELQEGLSPLSDGVNALHTGATKLESGTTNLVSGLQQLQAAASSQLQSGADQLKDGSAKLETGLQSSLDGTSKLQAGLKSSEQGSAKLSDGLQSAVQGSGTLATGLQSAVDGSGKVADGAQGVAAGLKQLAASNPELAENADVQKLLAASEAVADGSAQLHDSEQKLVQGADQLHQGNQQLAAGAAELHGGQEQLLAGANQLVDGQKQLLAGAGQLSQGGAQLSDGLKQFSGKLGEAASGGTLLADGAKQLGTGTSALQTGVGKLSGGVHSLTDGSKQLGDGAGKLADGLTELKDGSGELATKLNDAAQKTSEVKKTDDVVNMFAEPVNSSENTAENVSNYGTGLTPFFLSIGLFVGSLISTIVLKMRETSVPGATGWNRFVSRTLVFGSVSIFQSVIVASFMLYGLGLETHNVGLFYLFTIITGLTFMLIVQALVTWLDLPGRYVVILLLVFQLAASAGTFPVELIPSWLQVFSPWLPMTHSIMGFKAVVSSGNLDVMWHQAGILSIYAGVSLLLTLAYFLWNGRRPKKEAEQADSGQVVTA; this is encoded by the coding sequence ATGAAATCTTTATCCGTGTTTTTCAAGGATGTGGGATCGGCCGTGAGAAACCCGAAGGTGTTGATCCCTGTGATTGCAATTCTGTTTATACCGATCCTGTATAGTGGCATCTATCTTGCAGCTTATTGGGACCCGTATGGTCATGTGGATGAGATGCCAGTCGCCGTTGTCAATCTGGACAAAGGTGCTGAACTGGAAGGGAGATCCCTTCATGTAGGTAATGATCTGGTGGATGAACTGAAGAAAAATGCCGATTTCAAATGGGACTTTGTCAGTGCGAGTCAAGCCAAAGAAGGCATGAGTAATGACAAATATTATATGCAAATTACGATCCCGGAGAACTTCTCATCCCAGGCAACAACATTGCTTGATGACAAGCCGGCACCGGCTGAACTGATCTATGAACCGAATGGCAATTACAGCTTTGTCGGTGCACAGATCGGCAAGACTGCGATTAAGGACCTGAAGGCGAAAGTCTCAGCCAAAGTAACGGAATCCTATGCAGAGACCTTGCTCGACAAGTTCTCCGAAGTATCGGATGGTTTGGCTGAGGCAGGCGATGGTGCAGGCGACCTGAATACCGGGGCAGGCAAATTGGATGATGGTGCCGTGAAGCTCAAGGATAATCTGGCGAAGCTCGCATCCGGTACGATTGAACTTCAAGAAGGACTTTCTCCATTGAGCGATGGCGTTAACGCGTTGCATACGGGCGCGACCAAGCTTGAAAGTGGAACAACGAATCTGGTGTCCGGTCTGCAACAGCTCCAGGCAGCTGCTTCAAGTCAGCTTCAGAGCGGAGCAGACCAGTTGAAGGATGGCAGCGCCAAGTTGGAAACTGGACTTCAGTCTTCACTGGATGGCACGAGCAAGTTGCAGGCTGGTCTGAAATCATCAGAACAGGGTAGTGCGAAGCTGTCTGATGGTCTGCAAAGTGCCGTTCAGGGCAGCGGCACGTTGGCAACAGGATTGCAATCGGCCGTAGACGGCAGTGGCAAGGTAGCGGATGGCGCACAGGGCGTAGCAGCCGGATTGAAGCAGCTTGCCGCCTCGAATCCGGAGCTGGCTGAAAATGCGGATGTACAGAAACTGCTTGCCGCAAGTGAAGCCGTTGCCGATGGCAGTGCACAATTGCATGACAGCGAGCAGAAGCTGGTACAAGGTGCAGATCAACTTCATCAGGGCAACCAGCAGTTGGCTGCGGGTGCAGCTGAGCTTCATGGAGGCCAGGAGCAACTTCTGGCTGGTGCGAACCAGCTGGTGGATGGTCAGAAGCAATTGCTGGCAGGCGCCGGGCAGCTTAGTCAAGGAGGAGCGCAGCTCTCCGATGGTCTGAAGCAGTTCAGCGGCAAATTGGGTGAAGCTGCAAGCGGCGGCACATTGCTTGCAGATGGTGCCAAGCAGCTGGGCACAGGTACATCAGCGTTGCAGACGGGTGTAGGCAAACTCAGTGGTGGCGTTCATTCCCTCACGGATGGTTCCAAACAACTGGGTGATGGTGCAGGCAAACTGGCTGACGGTCTTACCGAGCTGAAAGATGGTTCTGGTGAACTGGCAACCAAGCTGAATGATGCTGCGCAGAAAACATCCGAAGTGAAGAAAACGGATGATGTGGTGAACATGTTCGCTGAACCGGTGAACTCCTCGGAGAATACAGCAGAGAACGTGAGCAATTATGGTACAGGATTGACACCGTTCTTCCTGTCGATCGGTCTGTTTGTGGGATCGTTGATTTCCACGATTGTATTGAAAATGCGGGAAACGTCCGTACCTGGTGCAACAGGCTGGAATCGTTTTGTTAGCCGGACACTGGTATTTGGCTCGGTGAGCATTTTCCAATCGGTCATCGTGGCAAGCTTCATGTTATATGGTCTTGGACTGGAGACGCACAACGTCGGTCTGTTCTATCTGTTTACCATTATTACAGGGCTGACCTTCATGTTGATCGTTCAGGCGCTTGTCACCTGGCTGGATCTGCCTGGACGTTATGTTGTCATTCTGCTGCTGGTCTTCCAACTTGCAGCAAGTGCAGGAACCTTCCCGGTGGAACTGATTCCATCATGGCTTCAGGTATTTAGCCCGTGGTTGCCAATGACACACAGCATTATGGGCTTCAAAGCCGTTGTATCCAGCGGTAATCTGGATGTGATGTGGCATCAGGCAGGAATTCTTAGCATTTATGCAGGTGTATCCCTTCTGCTGACGCTTGCTTACTTCCTTTGGAATGGCAGACGTCCGAAAAAAGAAGCCGAACAGGCTGATTCCGGTCAAGTTGTGACAGCATAA
- a CDS encoding TetR/AcrR family transcriptional regulator, giving the protein MAPIDRRQQVIHAAAQSFAMFGYKATTMDQVAKIANVGKGTIYTFFTNKEQLFDQILVEVIQEMKNIAHREVHQESAFFDNLFRVLDALLEFRRDHELLVKLSQELKDFGTLQAKEGLDKVEKVISDFLARELEKAKDNGEIRDCDPQVVAFMMIRLYIALTSDWNKHHQPLSKEEIKNYFRLFLMEGIAAVT; this is encoded by the coding sequence ATGGCTCCGATTGACAGGAGACAGCAGGTTATTCATGCCGCAGCCCAGTCGTTTGCCATGTTTGGATACAAAGCAACCACGATGGATCAGGTCGCCAAGATTGCGAATGTTGGCAAAGGAACGATCTATACATTTTTCACCAACAAGGAACAATTGTTTGATCAGATTTTGGTAGAAGTGATCCAGGAAATGAAGAACATCGCTCATCGCGAAGTACATCAGGAAAGTGCTTTTTTTGATAACCTGTTTCGGGTGCTGGATGCATTGTTGGAGTTCAGGCGTGATCACGAGCTGCTGGTCAAGTTATCACAGGAATTGAAGGACTTTGGAACACTGCAGGCCAAGGAAGGCTTGGACAAGGTGGAGAAGGTTATTTCCGATTTTCTGGCTAGGGAGCTTGAGAAAGCGAAGGACAATGGAGAGATTCGGGATTGTGATCCACAAGTGGTTGCTTTCATGATGATTCGCTTGTATATCGCACTCACCTCTGACTGGAACAAACATCATCAACCGCTGAGCAAAGAGGAAATCAAGAACTACTTTCGCCTTTTCTTAATGGAAGGAATTGCTGCTGTAACGTAA
- a CDS encoding glycosyltransferase, with protein MRKPRVLLLSEGFGTGHTQAAHALAHGIKKVSPHVHSRVIELGKFLNPTVAPLIFSAYRKTLSVQPKLVSLLYRTQYNKSLNGFTKLALHRIFYTQTAQVVSQLKPDAVICTHPFPNAVISRLKRQGLNIPLYTVVTDYDVHGTWINPEVNKYLVSTPQVKALLEIRGVDPSHIQITGIPVHPDFWEAGDKVKLREEMGLQNMPTALLMGGGWGLSFDEDHMKALTSWADRVQLVFCLGSNEKMIAKMKEMPCFQHPNIRILGYTREVSKLMDVSDVLITKPGGMTCTEALAKRLPMLFIPPLAGQEEENCEYFVQAGYGQVIHSADVITKRFRELCEQASTQAESPLNAVPDTGNHSVYDPTCCAQAVHDLLFPATPEVTTTSLERFSAGIAATSLSGTRIPF; from the coding sequence ATGCGAAAACCAAGAGTGCTCTTATTATCGGAAGGATTCGGTACCGGTCACACTCAGGCCGCTCATGCGCTGGCACATGGCATCAAAAAAGTCAGTCCACATGTTCACAGTCGTGTCATTGAACTAGGCAAATTCCTAAATCCGACGGTAGCTCCGCTAATCTTTTCTGCATATCGAAAGACACTGTCGGTCCAACCCAAGCTGGTTAGCCTGTTGTACCGTACACAGTATAACAAATCATTAAACGGCTTTACCAAATTGGCGTTGCACCGCATTTTCTATACACAGACGGCACAAGTCGTATCTCAGTTGAAACCGGATGCGGTGATCTGCACCCATCCTTTTCCGAATGCCGTTATCTCCCGGCTCAAGCGCCAGGGTCTGAATATCCCGCTCTATACTGTCGTAACAGATTATGACGTGCATGGAACATGGATTAATCCGGAAGTGAACAAATATCTGGTCTCCACCCCTCAGGTCAAAGCATTGCTAGAAATCAGGGGAGTCGATCCTTCCCATATTCAGATCACAGGGATCCCTGTGCATCCAGACTTCTGGGAAGCAGGAGACAAGGTGAAACTGCGGGAAGAGATGGGGCTTCAGAACATGCCTACCGCCTTGCTTATGGGTGGCGGATGGGGACTTTCTTTTGATGAGGATCATATGAAAGCTCTCACGTCTTGGGCAGATCGTGTACAATTGGTATTCTGTCTGGGAAGCAATGAGAAAATGATTGCCAAGATGAAAGAAATGCCTTGCTTCCAGCATCCCAATATTCGTATTCTCGGATATACACGTGAAGTCAGCAAACTGATGGATGTGTCCGATGTGCTGATTACAAAGCCTGGTGGCATGACATGCACCGAAGCATTGGCTAAACGGTTACCCATGCTGTTCATACCTCCGCTGGCGGGTCAAGAGGAAGAGAATTGTGAATACTTTGTACAAGCCGGATACGGCCAGGTCATTCACTCAGCCGACGTGATTACCAAACGTTTCAGAGAACTCTGTGAGCAGGCATCCACTCAAGCTGAAAGCCCGCTGAACGCAGTGCCTGATACAGGTAACCATTCGGTCTATGACCCGACGTGCTGTGCTCAAGCTGTTCATGATTTATTGTTCCCAGCTACACCCGAAGTCACAACAACCTCCTTGGAACGCTTCTCAGCCGGAATTGCTGCCACGTCCTTGTCAGGTACCAGAATACCATTCTAA
- the thpR gene encoding RNA 2',3'-cyclic phosphodiesterase: protein MNNQSHQDHASRRERLFVAIRLPVAVQQSLQMDARLVQNKLDFRKWTDHRDYHITLQFLGDTFVSDIGHLRKALRSVAAECQAFELQLSDWGTFGLEEAPKVLWKGVSGDKDRLISLQKQIVQATSALGFEAELRPYAPHITIARKYLGQIPGNENKGISGVLPEHSTGVNSWMVEDIVLYVTRLGQSPMYEVVDTFSFS from the coding sequence ATGAATAACCAATCACATCAGGATCATGCATCCCGACGGGAAAGATTGTTTGTAGCCATTCGTCTTCCTGTTGCTGTACAGCAGTCTCTTCAGATGGATGCGAGGCTTGTACAGAACAAGCTTGATTTTCGTAAATGGACAGACCATCGGGATTATCATATAACCTTGCAATTTCTCGGGGATACATTCGTTAGTGACATTGGCCATCTTCGCAAAGCTTTACGCTCGGTAGCGGCTGAATGTCAGGCTTTTGAACTCCAGCTTTCGGATTGGGGTACATTTGGACTTGAAGAAGCACCCAAGGTGCTATGGAAAGGTGTTAGCGGAGATAAGGATCGTTTGATTTCATTGCAAAAACAAATCGTACAGGCTACATCTGCCCTTGGATTTGAAGCTGAATTAAGACCTTATGCTCCCCACATTACCATTGCGAGAAAATATCTGGGACAGATTCCAGGTAATGAAAATAAGGGGATATCTGGCGTGCTTCCGGAACATTCCACTGGTGTTAATTCATGGATGGTGGAGGATATTGTACTTTATGTGACAAGGCTGGGACAATCGCCAATGTATGAGGTCGTGGATACGTTTTCTTTTTCCTGA
- a CDS encoding D-2-hydroxyacid dehydrogenase, with translation MGKIVCFPSLSEEQQQRIQNAAPGYTLKLGKAKELDPAELNEAEIILGWSPLVTEHALKQDSLLKWVQVWSAGVDRLPFEDLQNKNVQVTSANGVHAIPITEIILGMMLSHSRWLRQAMLYQQQSEWKAPAKPLPELHGKTAVIVGVGEIGTETARILKSLGMRTIGVRRSGKDVPNVDQMYDMTGLHEALSQGDYVINILPLTDETKHIYDQTAFEHFKSGACFVNVGRGPSVKTEALLNALQNGQVAFAALDVFEEEPLPADHPLWGMDNVLITPHIAGSTEQYTDRALDIFVKNLEAYVAGQTLPLNLVDYSHKY, from the coding sequence ATGGGTAAAATTGTATGTTTTCCATCTCTATCTGAAGAACAGCAACAACGCATTCAGAACGCTGCACCAGGATACACCCTGAAACTCGGAAAAGCCAAGGAATTGGACCCCGCTGAGTTGAACGAGGCCGAGATTATTCTAGGCTGGTCCCCCCTTGTCACTGAACATGCATTGAAACAGGACAGCCTGTTGAAGTGGGTTCAGGTCTGGTCCGCGGGTGTGGACCGTCTCCCCTTCGAAGATTTGCAAAACAAGAACGTTCAGGTTACCAGTGCCAATGGAGTTCACGCGATTCCCATCACCGAGATTATTCTTGGCATGATGTTGTCCCACAGTCGCTGGCTGAGACAGGCCATGCTGTATCAACAGCAGTCCGAATGGAAGGCTCCCGCCAAACCACTGCCGGAACTGCATGGCAAAACAGCGGTCATCGTTGGTGTAGGTGAGATCGGAACCGAAACAGCCCGCATTCTCAAATCACTCGGCATGCGCACGATTGGAGTTCGTCGCTCAGGTAAAGATGTGCCCAACGTGGATCAGATGTACGACATGACCGGGTTGCATGAAGCGTTGAGCCAAGGTGATTATGTAATTAACATCTTACCGTTGACCGATGAAACGAAGCATATATATGATCAAACTGCATTTGAGCATTTCAAATCCGGTGCCTGCTTCGTCAATGTGGGCCGTGGCCCAAGTGTGAAGACGGAAGCCTTGCTGAATGCACTCCAGAACGGGCAGGTTGCCTTCGCTGCTCTGGACGTGTTCGAAGAAGAACCCCTTCCGGCAGACCACCCGTTATGGGGCATGGATAACGTCTTGATTACGCCACATATCGCAGGAAGTACAGAGCAATACACGGATCGGGCCCTCGATATTTTCGTCAAAAATCTGGAAGCTTATGTAGCTGGCCAGACACTTCCGCTTAACCTGGTGGATTATAGTCATAAATATTAA